One genomic window of Candidatus Pseudobacter hemicellulosilyticus includes the following:
- a CDS encoding RNA polymerase sigma-70 factor: protein MNNRDLHIDKDLFRRISQDDVEAFSIIFQSYSNPLYWHAFKLMNTEFWAEELVQETFVQLWLKRKSLIDIENPSSYIFRIVANKALDRMRRQELEMKMQYVVANVLHNFTEEGAMQSDKWDKIQELLKKVIQLLPEQRKRIYQLKYQQGYSYEEIAEELSISKHTVRNQMAKALETIRSFLIKNGDFLLLYLYFFLLISEIL from the coding sequence TTGAATAACAGGGATTTACATATTGACAAGGATTTATTCCGGCGTATTTCGCAAGATGATGTAGAGGCATTTTCTATTATTTTTCAATCCTATTCTAATCCTTTATACTGGCATGCGTTTAAATTAATGAACACAGAATTTTGGGCAGAAGAGCTAGTACAGGAAACCTTTGTTCAATTGTGGCTTAAAAGAAAATCCCTTATTGATATTGAAAATCCTTCATCTTATATATTTAGAATAGTTGCCAACAAAGCATTAGATCGTATGCGGCGGCAGGAGCTTGAAATGAAGATGCAATATGTTGTTGCCAATGTCTTACATAATTTCACAGAGGAAGGTGCAATGCAAAGTGATAAATGGGATAAAATACAAGAATTACTGAAAAAAGTAATTCAGCTGTTGCCTGAACAGCGAAAACGCATTTACCAGCTTAAATATCAGCAGGGCTACAGTTACGAAGAAATCGCTGAAGAACTTTCCATTTCAAAGCATACGGTCCGAAATCAAATGGCGAAAGCTTTGGAAACTATCCGTTCCTTTCTGATAAAAAATGGTGATTTTTTGTTGCTTTATCTATACTTTTTTCTTCTTATTTCAGAAATTTTATAA
- a CDS encoding SusC/RagA family TonB-linked outer membrane protein, with translation MQKTAIWYRHIHAYRDVWMNRTIIKTMMVMRITAILILAACLQVSARTHGQHVTLQAKNVPLEVIFKAIKDQTGYFIVSSREMLMGARPITISALSLPLTDFLSLAFKDQPFSYTIDHNSIFLVKKKAVVMSSGEQQYLIEDLTLIRVRVVDSVGRPLSGASVSLKNGKQSGITDAEGIFSINAGAGDVLVFSFVGFETSSYKITSSTPSEILISLKATVTQLEDVEITVNTGYQNIHKERSAGSFTQVSNELINRTVSTSLIDRLDGIVSGLVLNRNTSRSNQSQVSAITIRGRSTIYANPNPLIVIDNFPYNGNLSTINPADVESITVLKDAAAASVWGAFSGNGVIVITTKKGKINQPLSVSVSSNLMIGEKPDLFYMPRLSSANIVDIERDKYFRGGYNSQINSTRVRSLYPSVDILARQAKGQLTEAQANAELDDLRNQDSRSEMSNYFYRGQINQQYNINFSGGSKYNQYYLGIGFDKNLDELIGNGLDRLTVNAKQSYQIIPDKLSFTTNLVYSRYKTENNGLSDLAFPYLKIADENGNPLEVQGGSLYRRYTDTVGGGKLLDWTYKPLAERDFRDFSTVTLDYRINSELRYQITKSLSIQGNYQFSTGNSVNNSIYKPEAFYPRDLINTFSQIDPVSKAVTRAIPVGGLLDRIINNYTGNNLRIQANFSSSWNKHAFDALAGYEVSDVEKDYSLDRFYGYDPETGGSGVINPLTDYPTLPIGTVTRIDNRKDKTGTAYRFLSYFGNVGYTYNNRYSINGSIRKDESNIFGVNSNQKGVPLWSVGGVWNIAKEKFYKIDWLPYLRMRLTTGYNGNVDYTLSSQVVILNQNVSYPNVFEAPYASLSNPPNPDLRWERIRSTNIGIDFATRNRRVTGTLEFFRKDGLDIIGVANMDQATGVSTFKGNSANTRVNGADLSINVKISDRKLGWDLMVQGSYAKDKVTKYLFLSNSVSNGLTPSVNPVIGNPLFSIYSLPWAGLDNTGSPMVYFEGKASKEYENIFYSNKLENVQYHGPVNPTLFGNLLNTIHYQSMTLSFNIVYRVGHYFRNTGVDYSSILIGTYTFSNEEYEKRWKNPGDELKTNTPVFDYAGNSLKDQVYTSSSLFVEKGDNIRLKDIRLSYSASGTKWKPLKDLQIYGYINNAALLWKANSSSLDPDYLFGYPPPRTYTIGATLKF, from the coding sequence ATGCAAAAAACTGCTATTTGGTACCGGCACATCCATGCTTACAGAGATGTTTGGATGAACCGGACCATTATTAAAACCATGATGGTTATGAGAATAACTGCGATTCTGATCTTAGCAGCCTGCTTGCAGGTGTCTGCCCGGACTCATGGCCAACATGTAACCCTCCAGGCTAAAAATGTTCCTTTAGAAGTCATTTTTAAGGCGATTAAGGATCAGACCGGCTACTTCATTGTTAGTTCCAGGGAAATGTTAATGGGAGCCAGGCCGATTACTATCAGCGCCTTGTCTTTACCCCTTACTGATTTCCTTTCTCTTGCTTTTAAAGATCAACCTTTTTCTTACACCATCGATCATAACTCTATCTTCCTGGTAAAAAAGAAGGCCGTGGTTATGTCTTCCGGAGAACAACAATATCTAATAGAAGATCTGACACTCATTCGCGTACGGGTCGTAGACTCCGTAGGGCGGCCTCTTTCCGGTGCTTCCGTTTCTTTAAAAAATGGTAAACAATCGGGCATTACAGACGCTGAAGGTATATTTAGCATTAACGCCGGTGCTGGTGATGTGTTGGTATTCAGCTTTGTGGGTTTTGAAACTTCTTCGTACAAAATAACTTCATCCACTCCATCTGAAATTCTGATATCCCTTAAAGCGACCGTTACTCAACTGGAGGATGTTGAAATAACGGTGAACACCGGGTACCAGAATATTCATAAGGAGCGGTCGGCTGGTTCATTTACTCAGGTAAGTAATGAACTTATCAACCGTACTGTGTCCACGAGTCTTATAGACCGGCTCGATGGTATCGTAAGCGGATTAGTGCTTAATCGTAACACCAGTAGAAGTAATCAGAGCCAGGTATCCGCCATCACCATTCGGGGAAGAAGTACTATTTATGCAAATCCCAACCCCTTGATCGTTATCGACAATTTCCCATACAATGGAAATTTAAGTACGATCAATCCTGCCGATGTGGAAAGTATAACGGTTTTGAAGGATGCCGCTGCTGCTTCGGTATGGGGTGCTTTTTCCGGGAACGGGGTAATTGTGATCACCACTAAAAAAGGGAAGATCAATCAGCCGCTCAGTGTATCGGTAAGTTCTAATCTGATGATCGGTGAAAAGCCTGATTTGTTTTACATGCCCAGGTTAAGTTCGGCCAATATCGTTGACATTGAAAGAGATAAATATTTCAGGGGTGGATATAATTCCCAGATCAATAGTACCCGTGTCAGATCTTTATATCCTTCTGTGGATATTCTGGCCCGCCAGGCAAAAGGGCAGCTCACAGAAGCTCAGGCAAACGCCGAACTGGATGATTTACGCAACCAGGATTCCCGTAGTGAAATGAGTAATTATTTTTACCGGGGGCAAATTAATCAGCAATACAACATCAATTTTTCCGGCGGAAGTAAATACAATCAGTATTACCTGGGTATCGGCTTTGATAAAAATCTCGACGAATTGATCGGAAATGGGCTAGACCGGCTGACTGTCAATGCCAAACAGAGTTATCAGATCATTCCGGATAAATTGTCTTTTACTACCAATCTGGTATACAGCCGTTATAAAACGGAAAACAATGGATTGTCAGATCTTGCTTTTCCTTACCTGAAAATAGCAGATGAAAATGGCAATCCATTGGAAGTGCAGGGAGGCTCCTTATACAGACGTTATACTGATACCGTGGGTGGTGGTAAATTACTTGACTGGACTTACAAACCCTTGGCCGAACGTGATTTTAGAGATTTTTCTACCGTGACTCTTGATTACAGGATAAATTCAGAGCTTCGGTACCAGATCACTAAAAGCCTGTCTATACAAGGTAATTACCAGTTCAGTACAGGCAATTCAGTAAACAACAGCATATATAAACCGGAAGCTTTTTATCCAAGAGACCTTATCAATACATTCTCCCAGATTGACCCAGTTAGCAAAGCCGTAACAAGGGCAATTCCAGTTGGTGGATTACTTGACCGGATTATAAATAATTATACCGGGAATAATTTGCGTATACAGGCAAATTTTTCGTCATCATGGAACAAACATGCCTTCGACGCCCTGGCAGGATACGAAGTCAGTGACGTAGAAAAAGATTATTCGTTAGACCGATTTTATGGGTACGATCCTGAAACAGGGGGATCGGGAGTGATTAATCCATTGACCGATTATCCCACGCTCCCCATAGGGACGGTCACCCGGATAGATAATAGAAAGGACAAAACAGGTACTGCTTACCGCTTTCTTTCTTATTTCGGCAACGTAGGGTATACTTATAATAATCGCTACTCCATCAATGGCAGCATCAGAAAAGACGAGTCTAATATTTTTGGAGTAAATAGTAATCAAAAGGGAGTTCCCCTGTGGTCTGTGGGAGGTGTATGGAATATTGCCAAAGAAAAGTTTTACAAGATAGATTGGTTGCCGTATTTGCGGATGCGATTAACTACCGGTTACAACGGAAATGTGGATTATACCCTTTCATCCCAAGTCGTGATCCTTAACCAGAATGTTTCGTATCCGAATGTTTTTGAAGCACCTTATGCATCTTTATCTAATCCGCCAAACCCTGATTTAAGATGGGAGCGCATCCGGTCCACTAATATAGGTATCGATTTCGCTACCCGGAATCGCAGGGTAACCGGAACCCTGGAATTTTTTCGTAAAGACGGGCTGGACATCATCGGGGTTGCCAATATGGATCAGGCCACAGGTGTGTCCACCTTTAAAGGCAACAGTGCCAATACACGTGTTAATGGTGCAGACCTCAGTATCAATGTTAAAATATCCGATCGGAAATTGGGCTGGGACCTGATGGTGCAAGGCAGTTACGCGAAGGATAAAGTGACCAAATATCTGTTTCTGTCCAATTCTGTTTCCAATGGCCTTACGCCATCTGTTAATCCGGTGATCGGTAATCCATTGTTCTCCATCTACAGCCTTCCCTGGGCTGGGTTGGACAACACCGGCTCACCCATGGTATATTTTGAAGGGAAGGCAAGCAAGGAGTATGAAAATATATTTTATTCCAATAAACTCGAAAATGTTCAATATCACGGACCTGTAAATCCTACTTTGTTTGGAAATCTGCTCAATACGATCCATTATCAGTCGATGACTCTATCATTTAATATCGTTTACCGGGTTGGACATTATTTTCGAAATACCGGAGTTGATTACAGTTCTATCTTAATTGGGACATATACTTTTTCTAACGAAGAGTATGAAAAAAGATGGAAAAACCCTGGCGATGAGTTAAAGACCAATACGCCTGTATTTGATTACGCTGGCAATAGTCTTAAGGACCAGGTTTATACTTCCTCCAGCCTTTTTGTGGAGAAAGGAGATAATATCCGGCTAAAAGATATCCGGCTATCGTATTCCGCCAGCGGTACGAAATGGAAACCGTTGAAAGACTTACAGATTTATGGATACATCAACAATGCAGCGTTACTGTGGAAAGCAAATTCATCATCGCTCGATCCCGATTACTTGTTTGGTTATCCTCCTCCGAGAACATATACGATAGGAGCAACCCTGAAATTTTAA
- a CDS encoding FecR domain-containing protein — MQLPKQTIFHLWEQYVSGRASSEELNQLYDAIRNAAHDDENIQLFQQSMAKYPPSNSLSDDSQANIWNHLLQLTDKISKDEIEISPSAFKADLKSAANGLSGSRSPSRRGHFLRTPWSRYAAVLLLVVGTATFLYLNHQPQKEITLKKTSVQRDIAPGGNRAILTLADGSTIVLDSAAIGSLADQGNTKIMKLDAGSLAYQAGNADQETMYNTISTPKGGQYQIVLPDGTKVWLNAASSITFPIAFIKERRVSVTGEVYMEVTKDKAKPFIVKANGMDVQVIGTSFNINSYLDEKDIRATLIDGSVRVEDRDRHASVLLKPNQQAIITKNGTMVSPANIAQTLAWKNGIINFQDKSLQEVMRQIARWYNIEVVYEGKIPDLSFIGEIGRDVNLSSVLNFLEQSGVNFKMEEGQKLVVLPSSK; from the coding sequence ATGCAACTACCTAAACAGACTATATTTCATTTGTGGGAACAGTATGTTTCCGGACGGGCAAGTTCTGAGGAACTGAATCAACTTTATGATGCGATACGTAATGCAGCGCATGATGATGAAAATATTCAGTTGTTCCAGCAATCCATGGCTAAATATCCGCCAAGTAATAGCTTGTCTGATGATTCACAGGCGAATATCTGGAATCATCTTCTTCAATTAACAGACAAAATATCCAAGGATGAGATTGAAATAAGCCCCTCTGCTTTTAAGGCAGACTTGAAGTCTGCAGCTAATGGTCTCTCTGGTTCCAGGTCTCCTTCCCGTAGGGGGCATTTCCTGCGTACACCCTGGTCCCGTTATGCGGCTGTCCTGCTACTGGTAGTCGGAACAGCCACTTTTCTATACCTGAATCATCAACCACAAAAAGAAATTACCCTTAAAAAAACATCTGTCCAACGGGATATAGCTCCTGGTGGCAATAGAGCAATCCTAACGCTGGCTGACGGTAGCACTATTGTTCTCGATAGTGCCGCTATTGGCTCTTTAGCTGACCAGGGAAATACTAAGATCATGAAACTGGATGCAGGATCGCTTGCCTATCAGGCAGGAAATGCAGACCAGGAGACGATGTATAATACTATTTCCACACCCAAAGGCGGGCAATACCAGATTGTGTTGCCAGATGGAACAAAAGTATGGCTCAATGCCGCTTCCAGCATCACATTTCCAATTGCTTTTATCAAAGAAAGAAGGGTGAGTGTAACGGGAGAAGTATATATGGAAGTGACTAAGGATAAGGCAAAACCGTTTATTGTGAAAGCGAATGGTATGGATGTGCAGGTGATAGGCACCAGCTTCAATATAAATTCTTATCTCGACGAAAAGGATATCCGTGCAACGTTGATAGATGGGAGTGTGCGGGTAGAGGATAGAGACAGGCATGCTTCAGTGTTGTTAAAACCAAACCAGCAAGCCATCATAACAAAAAATGGAACCATGGTGTCGCCGGCAAATATTGCACAAACGCTGGCCTGGAAAAATGGCATCATTAATTTCCAGGATAAAAGTCTTCAGGAGGTGATGAGGCAAATCGCTCGTTGGTACAACATAGAAGTAGTATACGAAGGGAAAATACCTGACCTCAGTTTTATTGGCGAAATAGGCCGCGATGTAAATTTATCAAGCGTTTTAAATTTTCTTGAACAGTCCGGAGTAAACTTTAAAATGGAAGAAGGACAAAAACTGGTAGTGCTGCCAAGCAGTAAATAA
- a CDS encoding TlpA disulfide reductase family protein, giving the protein MHSIRMNGLCILLMCLSLKLSAQKQVVVAGVLDPGVAYDTIILHVIPLYAFHSADIYNQSNVVKSFSAVPVNGRFRIEFTGADHPVYIKVYRSAKREDFFNLLLDSASTGLLMVSPGDSLHISFHKQNRVYSGVGAAKNNCMAELSALVDTARSPKGVVALSPEFFAYENASLKAQMNILNKYRSLMTRPEAEQLEADIIGDATMSRFAYHFRDLDSKQLEYYKQVLRRIPVSQLNTPAAINSRSFASGIYRQVLTNYYYDTLIHATPAKDLYTHFTQNFTGLLRDRLVTCLLKAMSAKSNFSETDTRDALTYVQHPESRTLLESQYHTYRKGSPVINFVFRDSLNRPVQLSDLKGRVVLIDMWFTGCGGCVQVAKALPKVEELFRDRKDVVFVSISIDREIETWKKSIRPEGDKYYPGSTDRYTHYTTASTHYWYTSGQGTNNDFIQTYVPGGSYPHLLLLDKRGRVYSAAPPRPDVDADALVKLINQAADNSL; this is encoded by the coding sequence ATGCATTCTATACGCATGAACGGTCTCTGTATTTTATTGATGTGTCTTTCTTTGAAACTTTCCGCCCAAAAACAAGTGGTTGTAGCGGGCGTCCTGGATCCCGGGGTGGCATATGACACTATTATCTTACATGTAATTCCCCTGTATGCTTTTCATTCTGCCGACATCTATAATCAGAGCAACGTGGTTAAATCGTTCAGCGCCGTGCCTGTTAATGGCCGTTTTCGTATTGAATTCACAGGAGCAGATCACCCGGTTTATATCAAGGTTTACCGCTCTGCAAAACGGGAAGATTTTTTTAATTTACTCCTCGACAGCGCTTCTACAGGATTGCTGATGGTGAGTCCAGGCGATAGTCTTCACATTAGTTTTCATAAACAAAATAGGGTTTATTCAGGCGTTGGCGCTGCTAAAAATAACTGTATGGCTGAATTATCCGCCTTAGTGGATACTGCCAGGTCTCCTAAAGGAGTTGTAGCACTTTCTCCTGAATTTTTTGCTTATGAGAATGCCTCACTCAAAGCGCAGATGAATATCCTTAATAAATACCGCTCTTTAATGACGCGCCCGGAAGCAGAGCAATTGGAGGCAGACATCATAGGGGATGCAACCATGAGCCGGTTTGCATATCACTTCAGAGACCTTGACAGCAAACAACTCGAATATTATAAACAAGTATTGCGCAGGATCCCGGTAAGCCAGCTTAATACACCTGCAGCTATCAACTCACGTAGCTTTGCTTCCGGTATCTATAGACAAGTGTTGACAAATTATTATTACGATACCTTGATCCATGCCACTCCTGCAAAAGATCTCTATACACATTTCACGCAAAACTTTACAGGTTTGTTAAGAGACCGGCTGGTAACTTGTCTGCTGAAGGCGATGTCCGCAAAATCAAATTTCTCAGAAACGGATACCCGCGATGCGCTTACTTATGTTCAACACCCCGAAAGCCGCACTTTATTGGAGAGTCAATATCACACTTACAGAAAAGGTAGCCCGGTGATTAATTTTGTGTTCCGGGATTCGTTGAACAGGCCCGTTCAGTTATCGGACCTTAAAGGTCGTGTCGTACTGATCGATATGTGGTTTACCGGTTGTGGGGGATGTGTGCAGGTCGCGAAAGCTTTGCCCAAAGTGGAGGAGCTGTTCCGTGATCGGAAAGACGTGGTTTTTGTCAGCATATCCATCGACCGCGAAATAGAAACATGGAAAAAATCGATTCGCCCGGAGGGGGATAAATATTATCCAGGTAGTACAGATAGGTATACACACTATACTACAGCCTCGACTCATTACTGGTATACTTCGGGCCAGGGCACTAACAACGATTTTATTCAAACGTACGTGCCGGGCGGCTCATACCCACATTTGTTGCTACTGGATAAAAGGGGACGTGTGTACTCCGCCGCCCCGCCCCGCCCGGATGTTGATGCCGATGCATTGGTGAAACTGATCAATCAGGCTGCGGATAATTCCTTATAG
- a CDS encoding RagB/SusD family nutrient uptake outer membrane protein translates to MKHILFLIFFMALFSACKKSFLDKKPNNNLSIPNTLASLQAMLDNQDIMKSGPSLGELSTDDYQMDYTEWNNQSSVYTRNLYVWAPDIFEGTIDDYVKDYKVPYTAILTANIVLDQLGTIQRTTENQTEWDKIKGSALFLRAFIEHQLAEVFALPYDESADSSVLGIVLRRTSNVNVSSVRATLVNTYKQILQDAQEAANLMPEEFPARNLNRGSKVAALALVARVNLAMRRYEAAGLAADQALSIKSSLIDYNTLDTTVAMPFTRYNVENIFYAQMVDCDPLIYVSYSTGYSVDTLLYRSYAKNDLRKSLFYQWNGNYINRKRFYSEAITFNGLATDELYLIRAESFARAGNLSAAMNDLNALMQTRWVHGTFVPYTAASAVEALSLILMERRKELTGRGIRWSDIRRLNKEGYNITLKRVLNGKEYLLPPNDRRYALPFPPEVLVQSGIQQNIR, encoded by the coding sequence ATGAAGCATATTCTTTTTCTGATATTTTTTATGGCCCTTTTTAGTGCCTGCAAAAAAAGTTTCCTTGATAAAAAACCCAATAATAACCTTTCTATACCCAATACCCTGGCCTCTTTGCAAGCGATGCTGGATAATCAGGATATAATGAAAAGTGGACCTTCCTTAGGCGAATTATCCACTGATGATTATCAAATGGATTATACGGAATGGAACAACCAGAGTTCCGTCTACACCCGTAATCTCTATGTATGGGCACCGGATATTTTCGAGGGAACAATTGATGACTATGTTAAAGATTATAAAGTTCCCTATACCGCCATCTTAACAGCGAATATTGTACTCGATCAACTGGGAACTATTCAACGGACAACTGAAAATCAAACGGAATGGGATAAGATAAAAGGTTCGGCATTATTTTTACGGGCCTTTATTGAGCATCAGCTCGCTGAAGTGTTCGCCCTGCCCTACGATGAATCTGCAGACAGTTCTGTTCTTGGAATTGTACTTCGCCGCACTTCCAACGTCAATGTGTCATCCGTACGTGCAACGCTTGTAAATACTTATAAACAGATTTTGCAGGATGCGCAAGAAGCCGCTAACTTAATGCCTGAGGAATTTCCGGCAAGAAATCTCAATCGGGGATCGAAAGTGGCCGCGTTGGCATTGGTTGCACGGGTAAATCTGGCCATGCGCAGATATGAAGCGGCGGGACTTGCCGCCGATCAGGCGCTTTCTATAAAGTCGTCATTAATCGATTACAACACGCTTGATACAACGGTCGCTATGCCATTTACCCGGTATAATGTTGAGAATATTTTTTATGCTCAAATGGTCGATTGCGACCCGCTGATTTATGTAAGCTACTCCACTGGATATTCTGTAGATACACTATTATATCGTTCTTATGCAAAAAATGACCTTCGTAAATCACTTTTCTATCAATGGAATGGTAATTACATCAACCGCAAACGATTTTATTCGGAAGCCATCACCTTCAATGGTCTGGCCACAGACGAACTTTATCTTATCAGGGCCGAGTCTTTTGCACGTGCCGGGAATCTTTCTGCTGCCATGAATGATCTGAATGCACTTATGCAAACAAGATGGGTGCATGGAACTTTTGTTCCCTATACAGCAGCTAGTGCTGTAGAAGCACTGAGCCTGATTCTTATGGAAAGACGCAAGGAGCTGACAGGAAGGGGTATACGGTGGTCTGATATCAGGAGGCTGAATAAGGAAGGATACAATATCACGCTTAAGCGGGTACTCAATGGTAAGGAGTATCTGCTTCCTCCCAATGACCGCCGTTATGCCTTGCCGTTTCCTCCTGAGGTACTTGTTCAAAGCGGTATACAACAGAATATCCGTTAA
- a CDS encoding bifunctional (p)ppGpp synthetase/guanosine-3',5'-bis(diphosphate) 3'-pyrophosphohydrolase yields MATVAATPKYNLNEEQEKKLILREYRALLRPLKPKLKPGDKELVRTAFAMAAEAHKTMRRKSGEPYILHPLAVARICVEEIGLGVRSTICALLHDTVEDTDITLEDIEREFGSEIARIVDGLTKIANVIDVNGSQQAENFKKILLTLTDDPRVILIKLSDRLHNMRTLDSMKREKQLKIASETVYVYAPLSHRMGLYTIKTEMEDLAMKYLEPEAYREIARKLAETKRERSRYINEFIKPIRDKLEKINFEFEIYGRPKSIHSIWNKMKKKGVAFEEVYDLFAIRVLLNTTVEREKEACWKVYSFITDEYTPAPERLRDWLSNPKSNGYEALHTTVMGPQGKWVEVQIRTKRMNDIAEKGLAAHWKYKEGAADESRFDKWFQQIREVLNNQDSDSIDFLQDFKTSFLAEEIYVYTPRGDVKMLPVNSTALDFAFSIHSVVGSQCIGAKVNHKLVPISHKLRSGDQVEIITSAKQKPSEDWLNIVVTAKAKSKIKDALKEEKRKVAEDGKYVVQRKLEGMGAANNQHNVDILTVFYKLSSPLDLYYQVSIKAIDLKELKDFHVLGDKLEAPKPHKPPVEIKTETEAHHLSKKDAELIIFGESSDRVVYTLANCCKPIPGDDVFGFVTTGKGLTIHRTNCPNATKLLSSYGHRVVKTKWAKNKEISFLTGLKIVGLDDVGVIHKITNLISGEMKININAMTIEAKEGLFHGNVRVYVHDKEELEELVDRLKRLPGIETVDRYDTEQ; encoded by the coding sequence ATGGCAACCGTAGCAGCGACACCGAAATATAATCTGAACGAAGAACAGGAGAAGAAACTGATCCTCAGGGAATACCGTGCCCTTTTAAGACCCCTTAAGCCAAAACTCAAGCCGGGCGACAAAGAACTTGTCCGCACCGCTTTTGCCATGGCCGCAGAAGCCCATAAGACCATGCGCCGCAAAAGCGGCGAACCCTATATCCTCCACCCCCTGGCCGTAGCCCGGATCTGCGTGGAAGAAATAGGCCTCGGCGTCCGCTCCACCATCTGCGCCCTGCTCCACGATACCGTGGAAGATACCGATATCACCCTCGAAGACATTGAACGCGAATTCGGCAGCGAGATCGCCCGGATCGTGGACGGTCTCACCAAGATTGCCAATGTCATTGACGTGAACGGCTCCCAGCAAGCCGAAAACTTTAAAAAGATCCTGCTTACCCTCACCGACGACCCCCGCGTGATCCTCATCAAACTGTCCGACCGCCTCCATAATATGCGTACGCTGGACAGTATGAAAAGGGAAAAGCAGCTCAAAATAGCTTCCGAAACCGTCTATGTCTATGCCCCCCTCTCGCACCGGATGGGCCTCTATACCATCAAGACCGAGATGGAAGACCTGGCCATGAAATACCTGGAGCCGGAAGCCTACCGCGAGATCGCCCGCAAACTGGCCGAAACCAAAAGAGAACGATCCCGCTATATCAACGAGTTCATCAAACCGATCCGCGATAAACTGGAAAAGATCAATTTTGAGTTCGAGATCTACGGCCGTCCCAAAAGCATCCACTCCATCTGGAATAAGATGAAGAAAAAAGGCGTGGCCTTTGAAGAGGTGTACGATCTCTTCGCTATCCGCGTTTTGCTCAATACCACCGTAGAACGGGAAAAAGAAGCCTGCTGGAAGGTCTATTCCTTTATTACCGATGAATATACCCCCGCGCCGGAACGCCTGCGCGACTGGCTCAGCAATCCCAAATCCAACGGCTATGAAGCCCTGCACACCACCGTAATGGGCCCCCAGGGCAAATGGGTGGAAGTGCAGATACGGACCAAAAGGATGAACGATATCGCGGAAAAAGGCCTCGCCGCCCACTGGAAATACAAAGAAGGCGCTGCCGATGAAAGCCGCTTCGATAAATGGTTCCAGCAGATCCGCGAAGTACTCAATAACCAGGATAGTGATTCCATCGATTTCCTGCAGGATTTCAAGACCAGCTTCCTCGCAGAAGAGATCTATGTCTATACCCCCAGGGGCGATGTGAAGATGCTGCCCGTTAACTCCACCGCCCTGGACTTTGCCTTCTCCATCCACAGCGTGGTGGGCTCCCAGTGTATTGGCGCCAAAGTGAACCATAAGCTGGTGCCCATCAGCCATAAGCTGCGCAGCGGCGACCAGGTAGAGATCATCACCTCCGCCAAGCAGAAACCTTCAGAGGACTGGCTCAATATTGTGGTCACCGCCAAGGCCAAAAGCAAGATCAAGGACGCCCTCAAGGAAGAAAAACGAAAAGTGGCAGAGGATGGAAAGTATGTAGTGCAGCGCAAACTGGAAGGTATGGGCGCCGCCAACAACCAGCACAATGTTGATATACTCACTGTTTTCTATAAGCTGTCCTCACCGCTGGACCTCTACTATCAGGTGTCCATTAAAGCTATCGACCTCAAGGAGTTGAAGGATTTTCATGTGCTGGGCGATAAACTGGAAGCGCCCAAACCGCATAAACCTCCGGTGGAGATAAAGACAGAGACCGAGGCGCATCATCTTTCCAAAAAGGATGCTGAACTCATCATCTTTGGTGAGTCCAGTGATAGAGTGGTGTATACACTCGCCAACTGCTGTAAGCCTATTCCGGGTGATGACGTGTTTGGTTTTGTGACCACCGGCAAAGGACTGACCATTCACCGTACCAACTGCCCCAATGCCACCAAGCTGCTGTCCAGCTATGGGCACAGGGTAGTGAAAACCAAATGGGCGAAGAATAAAGAGATCTCTTTCCTCACCGGTCTCAAGATCGTAGGACTGGATGATGTGGGCGTGATCCATAAGATCACCAACCTGATCTCCGGTGAAATGAAGATCAATATCAACGCCATGACCATTGAGGCCAAAGAAGGGCTCTTCCATGGAAATGTTCGGGTATATGTGCATGATAAGGAAGAGTTGGAGGAACTGGTGGACCGCCTGAAAAGATTGCCTGGTATTGAAACGGTAGATCGTTATGATACAGAGCAATAA